A genomic window from Flavobacterium azooxidireducens includes:
- a CDS encoding AlbA family DNA-binding domain-containing protein has product MEQQLNLFDFFSPVNSVVYAAFPSNEFSELEYKSAKNGFPDSFWSTYSAFANTNGGFIVLGINEKNGYANIEGLEERSIHTHQKTFWDIVNNPNKINKNIMANNDVKEVEIQNKRVLVFRIPAATRTEKPIFLNGNPFKGNTYKRDHEGDYKCSDDQVRRMIADADTSYHPDGRILDGFTFDDIDLNSLKRYKQLLSSAKPNHVWLSLEDIDFLKRLGAYRTDRITKKEGFTVAGLLMFGKGHSIVEQDCTPSFFPDYRENLSQDPKERWTDRIYPDGTWESNLLQFYLKVWPKLTSGLPKPFKLEDGVRKDETPAHIAIREAFINTLVHADYTASGSIIIQQKVDGFVFSNPGTLLVSIEQYYQGVLVNVEILYYKKCLCS; this is encoded by the coding sequence ATGGAACAACAACTAAATCTTTTTGATTTCTTCTCTCCTGTAAATTCAGTGGTTTATGCGGCATTCCCTAGCAATGAGTTCAGTGAACTCGAATATAAATCTGCCAAAAATGGCTTTCCCGACTCTTTTTGGTCTACCTATTCGGCATTTGCAAATACCAACGGAGGATTTATTGTTTTAGGAATCAATGAAAAAAATGGGTATGCAAATATTGAAGGTTTAGAAGAAAGGTCAATTCATACGCATCAAAAAACGTTTTGGGATATTGTAAATAATCCAAACAAAATCAATAAAAACATCATGGCAAACAATGATGTCAAAGAAGTTGAAATACAGAATAAAAGAGTTTTAGTTTTCAGAATACCGGCTGCTACAAGAACAGAAAAACCAATATTTCTTAACGGCAATCCTTTCAAAGGAAATACATACAAACGAGATCACGAAGGCGATTACAAATGTTCTGACGACCAAGTCAGACGTATGATTGCAGATGCAGATACATCCTACCATCCTGACGGAAGAATATTAGATGGATTTACTTTCGATGATATTGACTTAAATTCTTTAAAAAGATATAAACAACTGCTTTCAAGTGCCAAACCAAATCATGTATGGTTAAGTCTCGAAGATATTGATTTTTTAAAACGTTTAGGTGCATACAGAACAGATCGGATAACAAAAAAGGAAGGCTTCACTGTGGCTGGTTTATTGATGTTTGGCAAAGGACATAGTATCGTAGAACAAGACTGTACACCTAGTTTTTTTCCCGACTATCGTGAAAATTTATCACAAGACCCCAAAGAACGATGGACAGACAGAATTTATCCTGACGGAACTTGGGAATCTAATCTACTACAATTCTATCTCAAAGTTTGGCCAAAACTCACAAGTGGATTACCAAAACCATTTAAATTAGAAGATGGTGTAAGAAAAGATGAAACGCCTGCCCATATAGCAATTAGAGAAGCCTTTATTAACACATTAGTACATGCAGATTACACAGCTTCAGGTAGTATTATAATTCAACAAAAAGTAGATGGATTTGTCTTTTCAAATCCGGGAACTCTTTTGGTTTCAATTGAGCAATATTA
- a CDS encoding nucleotidyl transferase AbiEii/AbiGii toxin family protein, translated as MTAVSPTIVKTILQLQSLPSLANFGLAGGTNLAIQYNHRISDDIDLFCPEIIGLEGFNKIQEEVKAHFGKSAGNFDNPCDINDQYSFLRFFIDTEEGIMIKVDVLQNMKHLFKMDTINNIRLFSKADIGLYKLVSLANRSTKKDIYDLDFITDEIKLSTLYESLKEKAEKFNKEEHKTIFDLDKNQSVLDNLELLISFDNITTSSKFPTHTLDTIKITEGSKTLVEARYKLAFKSTRIICFFR; from the coding sequence ATGACTGCGGTTTCTCCAACTATTGTCAAAACAATTCTTCAATTACAAAGTTTGCCTTCATTAGCCAATTTTGGTTTAGCCGGTGGAACCAATTTAGCAATACAGTACAACCACAGAATTTCAGATGATATTGATTTATTTTGTCCCGAAATCATCGGTTTAGAGGGTTTTAATAAAATTCAAGAAGAGGTAAAAGCTCATTTTGGTAAGAGTGCCGGAAATTTTGATAACCCGTGTGATATAAATGATCAATATTCTTTTTTAAGATTTTTTATTGACACTGAAGAGGGAATAATGATAAAAGTGGATGTTTTACAAAATATGAAACATCTTTTCAAAATGGATACGATCAATAACATTCGATTATTCAGTAAAGCCGATATTGGTTTATACAAACTAGTTAGTTTGGCCAATCGTTCTACTAAAAAAGACATTTACGATTTAGATTTTATAACGGATGAGATAAAATTAAGCACACTCTATGAAAGTCTAAAAGAGAAAGCTGAAAAATTCAATAAAGAAGAGCATAAAACAATTTTTGATTTAGATAAAAACCAATCTGTTTTAGATAACCTTGAACTACTAATTAGTTTTGACAACATCACAACTTCTTCAAAATTTCCAACACATACACTCGATACTATTAAAATTACTGAAGGCAGTAAAACGTTGGTAGAAGCCAGATATAAGTTGGCGTTCAAAAGTACGAGAATTATATGCTTTTTTAGGTAA
- a CDS encoding DUF6922 domain-containing protein has protein sequence MKPKVNIASILPKHLFWDMDFEKLSLEKDKAIIIPRAMYATTPDTFEQDIKRLEQLYTPRVIVKYLKNTKENISNKVCVSVAKRYKVEPFLRYSL, from the coding sequence ATGAAACCAAAAGTAAACATAGCGTCAATTTTACCTAAACACCTTTTTTGGGATATGGATTTTGAAAAGTTAAGTCTGGAGAAAGATAAAGCTATCATTATCCCAAGAGCTATGTATGCAACAACTCCGGATACTTTTGAGCAAGACATTAAAAGATTAGAGCAATTATATACGCCTAGAGTTATTGTAAAATACCTTAAAAACACGAAAGAAAACATTAGTAATAAAGTTTGTGTTAGTGTGGCAAAAAGATATAAAGTAGAACCTTTTCTTCGGTATTCGCTCTAA
- a CDS encoding helix-turn-helix domain-containing protein → MEIIQTIKERREVLQVTQETLAELSGVGLRTLKQLESGKGNPTLLTLQKVADVLGMEVCLKVKAIGT, encoded by the coding sequence ATGGAAATCATACAAACCATCAAAGAACGTAGGGAAGTTTTGCAAGTTACACAAGAGACCTTGGCGGAACTATCAGGCGTTGGCTTGCGGACCTTGAAACAGCTGGAGAGCGGAAAAGGAAACCCTACGTTGTTGACCTTGCAAAAGGTAGCCGACGTGTTAGGTATGGAAGTTTGCTTAAAAGTTAAAGCGATTGGTACATGA
- a CDS encoding HipA N-terminal domain-containing protein yields MRSAKILFKNEEAGILIQHDDGSFSFRYHDAWFTNENKPAISLGLPKVQQEYQSPYLFPFFYNLLPEGSNKQVVCKLNRIDRKDYFGLLLTTAKNDSIGAVRVIEIAQEV; encoded by the coding sequence ATGAGAAGTGCTAAAATACTATTTAAAAATGAAGAGGCTGGAATTTTAATCCAGCATGATGATGGTTCGTTTAGCTTTCGTTATCATGATGCCTGGTTTACCAACGAGAATAAGCCCGCCATTAGCTTGGGTTTACCTAAAGTACAGCAGGAGTATCAGTCACCCTATCTTTTTCCTTTTTTTTATAATTTGCTCCCCGAAGGTTCTAACAAGCAGGTTGTTTGCAAATTAAATAGAATTGACCGTAAAGACTATTTTGGTTTGTTGCTTACCACTGCCAAGAATGACAGCATAGGGGCTGTACGTGTTATTGAAATAGCCCAGGAAGTATAA
- a CDS encoding HipA domain-containing protein: MKAKDIVTDTDLLTFTHCPGTLASGFNTYSQTALNRVFQGKKVHHILPYVSPASNAETDALFEENRRQMSISGVQEKFSVLLEKNKLRLIAENEQGTYILKPIPSAGKKPDQMPANEHLTMQIARQLYGVETAENAMIFFKDGTPAYITKRFDVQSDGSKLAQEDFASLAQRTPQTHGTDYKYLGNYLELFELMQRHLPTYKIEAPKLLKLLVFNYLFSNGDAHFKNFSVIETSMGDYRLSPAYDLLNSRIHIDDKDFALDDGLLPKNLAQGKIGLQFAKLAELAGIGEKNFQAIMALMLFKSDLVEKMVAASFLNDTTKRNYLQSYQGRLKQLAKV, translated from the coding sequence ATGAAAGCAAAAGACATCGTAACCGATACCGATTTATTGACCTTTACACATTGTCCGGGAACATTAGCCAGCGGGTTTAACACCTATAGCCAAACTGCTTTAAACAGAGTGTTTCAAGGTAAAAAAGTGCATCATATTTTGCCTTATGTTTCTCCTGCTTCTAATGCCGAAACAGATGCTCTGTTTGAGGAAAACCGAAGACAAATGTCGATATCCGGTGTTCAAGAAAAATTTTCTGTTCTCCTTGAAAAAAACAAACTACGACTCATAGCTGAAAATGAGCAAGGCACCTATATATTGAAACCTATTCCCAGTGCCGGAAAGAAACCCGATCAAATGCCTGCCAATGAACATTTAACCATGCAAATAGCCCGTCAACTGTATGGCGTAGAAACAGCGGAAAATGCGATGATTTTTTTTAAAGATGGTACTCCAGCCTACATCACTAAACGATTTGATGTTCAAAGCGATGGTTCAAAATTAGCTCAAGAAGATTTTGCTTCTTTGGCACAGCGAACACCGCAAACACATGGTACTGATTACAAATATTTGGGCAACTATTTAGAACTGTTTGAGTTGATGCAAAGGCATTTGCCCACTTATAAAATCGAAGCTCCCAAGCTATTGAAATTATTGGTGTTTAATTATCTTTTTTCGAATGGAGACGCTCATTTTAAAAATTTTTCTGTTATTGAAACGTCGATGGGCGACTATCGTTTGAGTCCGGCTTATGACTTGCTCAATAGTCGTATTCATATAGATGATAAAGATTTTGCCTTGGACGATGGCTTATTGCCTAAAAATTTGGCTCAAGGTAAAATAGGTTTGCAATTTGCCAAATTAGCGGAGCTAGCCGGAATTGGTGAAAAGAATTTTCAAGCCATTATGGCGTTGATGCTCTTTAAATCTGATTTGGTTGAAAAAATGGTAGCCGCCTCTTTTTTGAATGACACGACCAAACGGAATTATTTGCAGTCTTATCAGGGTCGATTGAAACAGTTGGCGAAGGTGTGA
- a CDS encoding Fur family transcriptional regulator, with amino-acid sequence MKQSRNTVAKSAILNLITQSGMALSAAEIQVALDGLCDRVTTYRVLERLIEEDVIHKVVNVDGGVKFAGCHSCATLHNHNHIHFSCQKCKTVTCLEDVKPSFELPQKYKVTEVNFTVLGFCPQCS; translated from the coding sequence ATGAAACAGTCAAGAAATACAGTAGCCAAATCAGCTATTTTAAACCTCATTACGCAATCCGGAATGGCTTTGTCAGCAGCAGAAATCCAAGTAGCATTGGACGGCTTGTGCGACAGGGTAACAACTTACAGAGTATTGGAAAGGTTGATCGAAGAAGATGTTATTCATAAGGTGGTCAATGTTGACGGTGGCGTCAAGTTTGCCGGTTGCCATAGTTGTGCAACACTTCACAACCACAATCACATCCATTTTAGCTGTCAGAAGTGCAAGACGGTCACTTGTCTGGAAGACGTCAAACCATCGTTTGAACTACCTCAAAAATATAAGGTCACCGAAGTTAATTTTACAGTCTTGGGGTTTTGTCCGCAATGTTCATGA
- a CDS encoding GTP-binding protein — protein MMSEKKLPVTVLSGFLGAGKTTLLNHVLHNKEGLKVAVIVNDMSEVNVDARLVSEQNVLSRTEEKLVEMSNGCICCTLREDLMVEVEKLAKEGRFDYLLIESTGISEPIPVAQTFSFVSEDGAIDLSKFSYIDTMVTVVDCFNFFNDFGTNELLADRNLTDMDGDYRTIVNLLTDQIEFANVIILNKTDLVDTKTVGLLKASIQKLNPGAKILTSDFSKVELKEILNTNLFDFEEAQTSAGWQKELENGVHTPETEEYGISSFVFRNQKPFHPERFWNYLNEAYPSGIIRAKGLFWLASRPDDAINFSQAGGSTRIERAGVWWASMPFNERMSYASFMDNQEEIEGRWSRQWGDRMNELVFIGQDIDQEVMIMELEKCLLQEQENYQFDNGVTFNDPFPKNI, from the coding sequence ATGATGTCTGAAAAAAAATTACCCGTAACCGTTTTGAGCGGTTTCCTTGGAGCAGGAAAGACCACTTTGCTCAACCACGTTTTGCATAACAAAGAAGGCTTGAAAGTTGCTGTAATTGTTAATGATATGAGCGAGGTAAATGTGGATGCACGACTTGTGAGCGAACAAAATGTGCTTTCGAGAACCGAAGAAAAGCTTGTAGAAATGAGTAATGGTTGCATCTGCTGTACGCTTCGAGAAGATTTGATGGTGGAAGTAGAAAAGTTAGCCAAAGAAGGCCGTTTTGATTATCTGCTTATTGAAAGTACAGGCATTAGTGAGCCCATTCCTGTGGCACAAACCTTCAGTTTTGTAAGTGAAGACGGTGCGATAGATTTGTCTAAATTCAGCTATATTGATACTATGGTTACCGTAGTAGATTGTTTTAATTTTTTTAATGATTTTGGTACTAACGAATTATTGGCAGACCGAAATCTAACCGATATGGATGGCGACTATAGAACCATTGTGAACCTGCTGACCGATCAAATAGAATTTGCCAATGTGATTATTTTAAACAAAACAGATTTGGTAGATACCAAAACGGTTGGGCTTTTGAAAGCATCTATTCAAAAATTAAACCCAGGTGCAAAAATTCTAACTTCAGATTTTAGCAAAGTTGAACTGAAGGAAATTTTAAACACCAACCTATTTGACTTTGAAGAAGCCCAAACCTCAGCAGGCTGGCAAAAAGAATTAGAAAATGGGGTACACACTCCAGAAACAGAAGAATACGGTATTTCTTCTTTCGTGTTCCGAAATCAAAAGCCCTTTCATCCGGAACGGTTTTGGAATTATTTGAATGAAGCCTATCCAAGCGGGATTATCCGAGCCAAGGGATTGTTTTGGCTGGCTTCACGACCCGATGATGCTATTAATTTTAGCCAGGCAGGAGGTTCAACACGAATTGAAAGAGCCGGTGTTTGGTGGGCAAGTATGCCGTTTAACGAACGTATGAGCTATGCTTCATTTATGGATAATCAGGAGGAGATTGAAGGGCGTTGGAGTAGGCAATGGGGAGACAGAATGAATGAGCTTGTATTTATTGGTCAGGATATTGATCAAGAAGTGATGATAATGGAACTTGAAAAATGTTTACTGCAGGAGCAAGAAAACTATCAGTTTGACAATGGCGTAACGTTCAATGATCCTTTTCCGAAAAACATTTAA
- a CDS encoding NAD(P)/FAD-dependent oxidoreductase produces the protein MNVNKNYDVIIIGGSYAGLSAAMALGRALRNVLIIDSGLPCNRQTPHSHNFITQDGAKPSEIAAAAKAQVLKYKSVKFLSDFAVDGKKTEKGFELTTQSGLAFTAKKLVFATGVKDIMPDIKGFSDCWGVSVIHCPYCHGYEVKDEKTGILANGDFALHYAQLIRNWTKDLAIFTNGTSTLTREQTDKITKHNIPIIEKEIAYLKHENGHIQQIVFNDHSTFDLKAIYSRPDFEQHCKIPEMLGCELTEQGLLKVDMFQRTTVTNVFACGDNSSPMRSVANAVSTGSLVGAMTNNIMTEEEF, from the coding sequence ATGAACGTCAACAAAAATTATGATGTAATCATCATCGGCGGAAGCTATGCTGGCCTTTCTGCCGCAATGGCTTTGGGAAGAGCTTTACGCAATGTCTTAATCATTGACAGCGGATTGCCCTGCAACCGACAAACGCCACATTCACATAATTTCATCACACAAGACGGGGCGAAACCAAGTGAAATTGCCGCCGCAGCCAAAGCTCAGGTTTTGAAATATAAGTCTGTAAAATTCTTGAGTGATTTTGCTGTTGACGGAAAGAAAACCGAAAAAGGTTTTGAATTAACTACACAAAGTGGTCTGGCATTCACAGCCAAAAAACTTGTTTTTGCAACCGGTGTAAAGGATATAATGCCTGATATCAAAGGATTTTCAGATTGTTGGGGAGTTTCGGTCATTCATTGCCCGTATTGTCACGGCTATGAAGTGAAAGATGAAAAAACAGGTATTTTGGCCAATGGTGATTTTGCACTGCATTATGCCCAACTCATTCGCAATTGGACAAAAGACCTGGCCATTTTTACTAACGGGACCTCTACTTTGACGAGAGAGCAAACTGACAAAATTACCAAGCACAACATTCCGATCATTGAAAAAGAAATTGCCTACTTGAAACATGAAAACGGTCATATTCAACAGATTGTTTTCAATGATCATTCGACTTTTGACCTAAAAGCCATTTATTCACGTCCCGACTTTGAACAACATTGCAAGATTCCCGAAATGCTGGGGTGCGAACTCACAGAACAAGGTCTTTTGAAAGTAGATATGTTTCAAAGAACAACCGTGACGAATGTTTTTGCCTGTGGCGATAATTCAAGTCCAATGCGTTCAGTAGCCAATGCAGTATCTACAGGTAGTCTTGTAGGTGCCATGACAAATAACATTATGACTGAAGAAGAATTTTAG
- a CDS encoding peroxiredoxin: protein MENQVFMPRIGEQAPEFTAISTQGTINFPKDYEGKWVIFFSHPADFTPVCTSEFMTFASMEKQFQEANCELLGLSVDGLYSHIAWLRTIKEKIEYKGMKNVEVKFPLIEDITMEVSKKYGMIMEGESNTKAVRAVFFIDPKGTIRTILYYPLSIGRNFDEIYRALIALQTADAFDIACPADWRPGDDVIVPTAGSCGVAKERMDDTENLDCKDWFFCTKKLDKDLVLKTILKK, encoded by the coding sequence ATGGAAAACCAAGTATTTATGCCAAGAATTGGTGAACAAGCACCTGAATTTACAGCAATTTCAACACAAGGAACTATCAACTTCCCAAAAGATTATGAAGGAAAATGGGTAATCTTTTTTAGTCATCCGGCAGATTTTACACCGGTATGTACCTCAGAGTTCATGACTTTTGCAAGTATGGAAAAACAATTTCAAGAAGCAAACTGCGAATTATTAGGATTATCGGTGGATGGTTTGTACAGCCACATTGCATGGTTGAGAACCATCAAAGAAAAAATTGAGTACAAAGGAATGAAAAATGTAGAAGTGAAATTCCCTTTGATTGAAGACATTACAATGGAAGTATCTAAAAAATACGGAATGATTATGGAAGGCGAAAGTAATACCAAAGCGGTAAGAGCGGTATTCTTTATCGATCCGAAAGGAACTATCCGCACCATTTTGTATTACCCATTAAGCATCGGACGGAATTTTGATGAAATTTACAGAGCTTTGATTGCATTGCAAACCGCAGATGCCTTTGATATAGCATGTCCGGCAGACTGGAGACCAGGTGATGATGTTATTGTACCTACTGCTGGCTCATGCGGAGTAGCTAAAGAACGTATGGATGATACTGAAAACTTAGATTGTAAAGATTGGTTTTTCTGTACCAAAAAGTTAGATAAAGATTTGGTTTTAAAAACTATATTAAAAAAATAA
- a CDS encoding c-type heme family protein, producing the protein MKIISFLLAILFLTSCQDGKKEYQNVEEENAIASTFDPLEAKKLMETHCYLCHSPLADENQGRIAPPMVAIKARYIDREGYNEAEFIENVKAFVANPTEEKALMYGAVKKHGLMPKQAFPEGSIEKIAAFMYDYQIEEPEWFKAHWESHGNENWTQSGKKLEEVEVVKTYADIGLDYALGTKKVLGKNLMEAIQQKGTMEALTFCNIQAIPLTDSMSTQFNATIKRVSDKNRNPNNKANAEELYYIAQFKKDLVDKKVIKPVALEKGDKIQFYYPIETNTMCLQCHGKQIKPEVQRQILKLYSKDLAVGYDENEVRGIWSISFKK; encoded by the coding sequence ATGAAAATTATAAGTTTTCTATTAGCTATTTTATTTTTGACAAGTTGTCAAGATGGGAAAAAAGAGTACCAAAATGTAGAGGAAGAAAATGCTATTGCTTCCACTTTTGACCCACTTGAAGCGAAAAAATTAATGGAAACCCATTGTTATCTATGCCATAGTCCGTTAGCTGATGAAAATCAAGGAAGAATTGCACCACCAATGGTAGCCATCAAAGCCAGATATATTGATAGAGAAGGGTATAACGAAGCCGAATTTATTGAAAATGTGAAAGCGTTTGTAGCTAATCCTACAGAAGAAAAAGCCCTAATGTATGGTGCAGTTAAAAAACATGGACTCATGCCAAAACAAGCTTTTCCGGAAGGTAGTATAGAAAAAATTGCTGCCTTTATGTATGACTATCAAATTGAAGAACCCGAATGGTTTAAAGCACATTGGGAAAGTCACGGAAATGAAAATTGGACACAATCCGGTAAAAAATTAGAAGAAGTTGAAGTAGTTAAAACGTATGCTGATATTGGTTTAGATTATGCATTAGGCACCAAAAAAGTATTAGGCAAGAACTTAATGGAAGCGATTCAACAAAAAGGAACTATGGAAGCCTTGACATTTTGTAACATTCAAGCCATCCCTTTAACGGATAGTATGTCAACGCAGTTTAATGCTACTATAAAAAGAGTTTCCGACAAGAATCGAAACCCTAATAACAAAGCCAATGCAGAGGAATTATACTATATTGCTCAATTTAAAAAAGATTTGGTTGATAAAAAAGTCATCAAACCTGTTGCTCTTGAAAAAGGAGATAAAATTCAATTTTATTACCCGATAGAAACCAATACTATGTGTTTGCAATGTCACGGGAAACAAATCAAACCGGAAGTGCAACGTCAAATATTGAAATTATATTCCAAGGATTTGGCGGTTGGATATGATGAAAATGAAGTACGAGGGATTTGGAGTATTTCTTTTAAAAAATAA
- a CDS encoding heavy-metal-associated domain-containing protein: MNVFIEVENIKCGGCVNSIKSNLLKMEEVDDVEINIEKNTIYVTGLVQKSTILSKLNELGYPEKGSNSVLKKAKSYVNCAIGKLNE, translated from the coding sequence ATGAACGTATTTATTGAGGTCGAAAATATTAAATGTGGTGGTTGTGTGAATAGCATAAAGTCAAATTTATTAAAGATGGAAGAAGTGGATGATGTAGAAATTAATATTGAAAAAAACACCATTTATGTAACGGGTTTAGTTCAAAAATCTACGATATTGTCTAAATTAAATGAATTGGGTTACCCTGAAAAAGGAAGTAATTCTGTCTTAAAAAAAGCTAAATCATATGTAAATTGTGCCATTGGTAAACTAAATGAGTAA
- a CDS encoding DUF6132 family protein, translating into MSKKELIITGIGVVVGLILGYAYYHYIGCLSGTCAITSKPLNSTLYGGLMGGLLFNLFVTSPKKKE; encoded by the coding sequence ATGAGTAAAAAAGAATTAATAATTACAGGAATAGGGGTTGTAGTCGGACTGATTTTGGGTTATGCCTATTATCATTATATTGGTTGCTTGAGCGGAACCTGTGCCATCACCTCCAAACCATTAAACAGTACATTATATGGAGGTTTAATGGGTGGTTTATTGTTTAACTTGTTTGTAACTTCCCCCAAGAAAAAAGAATGA
- a CDS encoding class I SAM-dependent methyltransferase has product MMKQFWNERYAEKEFAYGKEPNQFLKENLHQLPKGKVLFVAEGEGRNAVFAAQNGYDVFAFDYSELAKAKALTLAKEQNVQLDYLVSDVMDLSFEPESFDAIVFIFAHFPAVIRKQAHQKLISFLKPNGKILFEAFEKNQLQFTSGGPKELAMLFSEEEVTDEFPSIGFDSLKTAIIDLAEGSYHQGKGAVIRFIGTKHEKNE; this is encoded by the coding sequence ATGATGAAACAATTTTGGAACGAACGTTATGCTGAAAAGGAGTTTGCTTACGGTAAAGAACCAAACCAATTTCTAAAAGAAAATTTACATCAACTACCTAAAGGTAAAGTTTTATTTGTGGCGGAAGGAGAGGGGAGAAATGCTGTCTTTGCAGCTCAAAATGGATACGATGTTTTTGCTTTTGATTACAGTGAATTGGCTAAAGCGAAGGCTTTAACACTTGCCAAAGAGCAAAACGTACAACTTGATTATCTAGTTTCTGATGTGATGGATTTATCCTTTGAACCTGAAAGTTTTGATGCGATAGTATTCATTTTTGCCCATTTTCCGGCAGTAATTCGCAAACAAGCTCATCAAAAGTTGATCTCTTTTCTCAAACCTAATGGCAAAATTTTATTTGAAGCTTTTGAAAAAAATCAACTGCAATTTACTTCCGGTGGACCAAAAGAACTAGCTATGCTTTTTTCGGAAGAGGAAGTAACAGACGAGTTTCCATCCATTGGTTTCGACTCTCTTAAAACAGCAATTATTGATTTAGCAGAAGGTTCGTATCACCAAGGAAAAGGTGCGGTCATTCGGTTTATTGGAACAAAACATGAAAAAAACGAGTAA
- a CDS encoding methyltransferase family protein translates to MKKTSKDYIFVVIQFLLFGIYMFDFFQPLAIPKPLATFGMVIAFIGFMIALLTVFELKTNLTVFPTPTQKAVLLTHGFFRYSRHPIYSGILMVAFGYALYKYSIYKLLIAGLLFIWFYLKSTYEEKQLAQKFNSYKEYQEKVGRFFPKIKR, encoded by the coding sequence ATGAAAAAAACGAGTAAAGATTACATTTTTGTTGTTATCCAATTTCTTCTTTTTGGAATCTATATGTTTGATTTTTTTCAACCATTAGCTATTCCAAAACCGTTAGCAACATTCGGAATGGTTATTGCTTTTATCGGTTTTATGATTGCACTATTGACTGTTTTTGAATTGAAAACCAACTTAACTGTTTTTCCTACACCAACCCAAAAAGCAGTTTTACTTACTCACGGATTTTTTCGATACAGTCGGCATCCCATTTACTCCGGAATTTTAATGGTAGCGTTTGGTTATGCACTTTATAAGTATTCAATTTATAAACTTTTAATTGCAGGTTTGTTATTCATTTGGTTTTATTTAAAATCAACCTATGAAGAGAAACAACTTGCTCAAAAATTCAATTCGTATAAGGAATATCAGGAGAAAGTAGGACGGTTTTTTCCGAAAATAAAACGTTAA